The sequence below is a genomic window from Escherichia marmotae.
GAAATCGGCGGTCTGCTGACCTTTGGCATTCCGGCCTTCAAGCTGGAAAAAGAGGTGATGACGCGCCGCCGTGAAATCTTCACCGGCATGGGCATTGAGTTCCAACTCAATACCGAAGTGGGTCGTGACGTACAACTGGACGATCTACTGAACGATTACGATGCAGTGTTCCTCGGTGTCGGGACCTATCAGTCAATGCGCGGTGGACTGGAAAACGAAGACGCCGACGGCGTGTACGCGGCGCTGCCGTTCCTCATCGCCAACACCAAACAGTTAATGGGCTTTGGCGAAACCAATGAAGAACCGTTCGTCAGCATGGAAGGCAAACGCGTAGTGGTACTTGGCGGCGGCGACACCGCGATGGACTGCGTGCGCACTTCCGTGCGCCAGGGAGCGAAGCACGTCACCTGTGCCTATCGTCGTGATGAAGAGAACATGCCGGGTTCCCGTCGCGAAGTGAAAAACGCGCGGGAAGAAGGTGTGGAGTTCAAATTCAACGTCCAGCCGCTGGGTATTGAAGTAAATGGCAACGGCAAAGTCAGCGGCGTGAAAATGGTGCGTACCGAAATGGGCGAACCCGATGCTAAAGGCCGTCGCCGCGCGGAGATTGTCGCAGGCTCTGAACATATCATTCCGGCAGATGCGGTGATCATGGCGTTTGGTTTCCGTCCACACAGCATGGAATGGCTGGCACAACACAGCGTCGAACTGGATCCCCAGGGCCGCATTATCGCTCCAGAGCGAAGCGACAACGCCTTCCAGACCAGCAACCCGAAAATCTTCGCCGGTGGTGACATTGTGCGAGGTTCAGACCTGGTGGTAACGGCAATTGCCGAAGGCCGCAAAGCTGCTGACGGGATCATGAACTGGCTGGAAGTATAACAAAAACCTCTCACGGCTCTATCATCATCCGTTTTATCTGGCCGGTGATAGGGCTGAAGCCCTCCCCCGAAACATCTCTCTCCTGAAAATTACACTCTGTGTCTGAAAGTATTTCCCCCCTGACAATAAATTTGAATATCTCACTTAATAAATGGAGTCGTAATAAATACAGTGGTAAAAAATCATTAATTAAACCTAATTAAAAAACATCATTATTGATAAAACAATTCACAGCGTGAATGTTATTCTCATTAATTTTTAATAAAATATTAATGCCAACATATTCAAAGTAGAAATAAATAGTATAGATTACATTAAAATGCAAAATAGCCGTTCGGTTTTTAAGCGAAAAAAGCATCTATCTCCCAACAATTAAGAATACCCTTACGACAAATTAAATTCACAACATGAATAACATATATTAAATCATTAATCAGGTACTAATCTGATAATCAACCACAAAAAAAGATTTACCATAATATTAAATAACGCCGTAGACTTTCCGCATTAATATTTACCTCGGGTAAATTATTTATGCGTGGGTTATTCAACAAAAAAGTCAGCAAACAATATTTTATTTAGACCCAAATACAAAAATAAATAATATATTTATTAATAGCCCCTATAAAAATTTAAAGCGCAAGCACGGCTCTCACGTTAACTGTTAACGGAAAACAGTGCTTATTCACATTTAAATTTAAGGACAAATAATGAAAAAGTTAGTAAAAGCTGCACTGGCAACGGCGATGGTTATGGGATTTTCATCTTATGCAAATGCGGTGGGCAGCAATACCGGCACAGTCAATTTTATCGGTACGATTGAAGACTCTCCGTGCTCCATTGTAGTGGGTGACGAACATCAGACCGTTAACCTCGGCCATATCGGTACAGGTTCTCTGACTGGTGGCAAATCCTCCACGGCTGTGCCGTTCAAAATCCGTATGGAACACTGCGTATTCACCACTGAAACCAAAATGTCCACGGTGTTCAGCGCAGCAGGTAACGAATCAACTGCCAACCCGGGCAACCTGGCTCTGATGGGGTCCAGCGGTGAAATGAAAGGGGCCAGCATTGTTATCGGAACCAGCAAAGGTGCAGCACTCAAACTGGGTACTGCGTCAGAAACCAAACTGCAGATGGATGGAAACACACCGGCCAAAGGCCTGCCTAACCAGGAAGTCGATTTCAGCGCATGGGTGAAAGGCGACGCAACTGGCACAATTGATATTGGCGAATTCAATAGCCAGGTTAATTTCCAGATTAGCTACCTGTAATTTACCCGCTGTAATAAGTGCAATGCCCTGAACAAGGAATGTCAGGGCATTAATAAAAATTAAAAACACTCATTATTGTTATTATCAGGACGGTTTATCTGATGCAACACCATGCCCCTTTCCGCTTACGAATATTAAGTCTGGCAATCATGATGACGCTGACCGGTCTCTCCGGGAAAAGCAATGCAGAAGAGGCTGTTGAATTTAACACCCAATTTCTTGACGTAAAGAATGGGACAAAAATTGATTTAGGAAAATTCTCCCGAAAAGGTTATGTCCTTCCGGGAAATTACAACTTGCAGGTTGTCGTAAATAAATATCCTCTGGCCGAGGAGAATGACATTCATTGGTATCCTAAAGAGGATGACCCGAGTAACAGCTTCCCTTGTCTTTCTCCCGATATCATATCAAAGCTGGGACTAAAACCAGAATTAGTCGAAACATTACAATGGATTAAAGACGGCCAATGCCTGCAACCGGGCCAGATTGAAGGCATGGTAATACAGGCAAATTTAAGTCAGTCCCAGCTTGAGGTGACGATCCCCCAGGCCTGGCTGGAATATACCGACGCAGAATGGGATCCGCCCTCGCGCTGGGATGAAGGTATTCCCGGGTTGATATTCGATTACAACATGAATGCTCAGGTTCGCCATCAGCAGAATGATGGCGTCGATGAACATGACATCACGGCGAATGGTACTGTTGGCGGTAACCTGGGCGCATGGCGCTTACGTGCTGACTGGCAGGCCAGTTATCTGAATACCAGCGACAGTGAAGGGCAAGATCTGCGTGACTGGGAATGGAGCCGCTATTACGCATGGCGTGCATTACCCGGCCTTGGGGCAAAACTGACGCTCGGTGAAGACGCTCTTGCCTCGAATATCTTCGACACCTTTAACTACCTCGGTGCCAGCGTACAAACCGATGATCAAATGCTTCCGCCAAACCTGCGTGGCTATGCACCGGACATCTCTGGCGTCGCGCGTACCAATGCGAAAGTCACCGTAACGCAGCAAGGTCGCGTTATTTATGAGTCACAGGTTCCTGCTGGCCCATTCCATATTCAGGATATCAACGAAGCCGTATCCGGCGATTTACATGTCCGCATTGAAGAGCAAAGCGGCCAGGTTCAGGAATATGACGTCAGTACCGCCTCCATTCCCTTTTTAACCCGCCAGGGCATGGTGCGTTACAAAGGCACGGTGGGGCGTCCACAGGACTGGAACCATCACGCTGAAGGTAACGCGTTTGCCGCTGGTGAAGCATCATGGGGCTTTGCCAATAACTGGTCGCTGTACGGCGGTGCTGTGGGTGAAGAACATTATCAGGCCGTCGCCATTGGTATCGGCCGCGATATGGCGGTACTGGGAGCACTCGCCCTTGACGTCACCCATTCACGAACTCAACTCCCGGAAGCGGGCGAATATGGACACGGTACTCTCCAGGGGAACTCCTATCGCATCAGCTACGCCAAAGATTTTGATC
It includes:
- a CDS encoding outer membrane usher protein, producing the protein MQHHAPFRLRILSLAIMMTLTGLSGKSNAEEAVEFNTQFLDVKNGTKIDLGKFSRKGYVLPGNYNLQVVVNKYPLAEENDIHWYPKEDDPSNSFPCLSPDIISKLGLKPELVETLQWIKDGQCLQPGQIEGMVIQANLSQSQLEVTIPQAWLEYTDAEWDPPSRWDEGIPGLIFDYNMNAQVRHQQNDGVDEHDITANGTVGGNLGAWRLRADWQASYLNTSDSEGQDLRDWEWSRYYAWRALPGLGAKLTLGEDALASNIFDTFNYLGASVQTDDQMLPPNLRGYAPDISGVARTNAKVTVTQQGRVIYESQVPAGPFHIQDINEAVSGDLHVRIEEQSGQVQEYDVSTASIPFLTRQGMVRYKGTVGRPQDWNHHAEGNAFAAGEASWGFANNWSLYGGAVGEEHYQAVAIGIGRDMAVLGALALDVTHSRTQLPEAGEYGHGTLQGNSYRISYAKDFDQLNSRFTFAGYRFSEENYMTMSEYLDALHDDNVRAGHDKEMYTVSYSQNFSDPALNVYLTWNRRTYWDRGDQNNYNLMVSHYFDIGSMKNMSLSLTAYRSEYDNESDDGVYVSLMIPWGNDKSISYNGMFSDDDNSSQVSYYQRLNDRSNYQLSLGQSGNNTRAEGFYSHEGSYADVDVSANYQEGDYTSAGLTMRGGATLTAKGGALHRTNLSGGSRILVDTGGVADVPIGGYNSPVYSNRFGKAVLTDVSDYYRNKIRIDINQLPENAEATQSTVQATLTEGAIGYREFGVISGEKAMAVLRMENGDYPPFGAEVKNSHQQQIGLVDDDGHVYLAGVKAGENLQVYWSDEKQCDVSLPDPLPKNLFSGLLLPCQLANPDKPRPAMEIKPIIQEQTQRITPSAKPEALSDNAY
- a CDS encoding fimbrial protein; this encodes MKKLVKAALATAMVMGFSSYANAVGSNTGTVNFIGTIEDSPCSIVVGDEHQTVNLGHIGTGSLTGGKSSTAVPFKIRMEHCVFTTETKMSTVFSAAGNESTANPGNLALMGSSGEMKGASIVIGTSKGAALKLGTASETKLQMDGNTPAKGLPNQEVDFSAWVKGDATGTIDIGEFNSQVNFQISYL
- the gltD gene encoding glutamate synthase subunit GltD, translating into MSQNVYQFIDLQRVDPPKKPLKIRKIEFVEIYEPFSEGQAKAQADRCLSCGNPYCEWKCPVHNYIPNWLKLANEGRIFEAAELSHQTNTLPEVCGRVCPQDRLCEGSCTLNDEFGAVTIGNIERYINDKAFEMGWRPDMSGVKQTGKKVAIIGAGPAGLACADVLTRNGVKAVVFDRHPEIGGLLTFGIPAFKLEKEVMTRRREIFTGMGIEFQLNTEVGRDVQLDDLLNDYDAVFLGVGTYQSMRGGLENEDADGVYAALPFLIANTKQLMGFGETNEEPFVSMEGKRVVVLGGGDTAMDCVRTSVRQGAKHVTCAYRRDEENMPGSRREVKNAREEGVEFKFNVQPLGIEVNGNGKVSGVKMVRTEMGEPDAKGRRRAEIVAGSEHIIPADAVIMAFGFRPHSMEWLAQHSVELDPQGRIIAPERSDNAFQTSNPKIFAGGDIVRGSDLVVTAIAEGRKAADGIMNWLEV